Proteins encoded in a region of the Balaenoptera ricei isolate mBalRic1 chromosome 19, mBalRic1.hap2, whole genome shotgun sequence genome:
- the ARHGAP35 gene encoding rho GTPase-activating protein 35 isoform X2: MMMARKQDVRIPTYNISVVGLSGTEKEKGQCGIGKSCLCNRFVRPSADEFHLDHTSVLSTSDFGGRVVNNDHFLYWGEVSRSLEDCVECKMHVVEQTEFIDDQTFQPHRSTALQPYIKRAAATKLASAEKLMYFCTDQLGLEQDFEQKQMPDGKLLIDGFLLGIDVSRGMNRNFDDQLKFVSNLYNQLAKTKKPIVVVLTKCDEGVERYIRDAHTFALSKKNLQVVETSARSNVNVDLAFSTLVQLIDKSRGKTKIIPYFEALKQQSQQIATAKDKYEWLVSRIVKNHNENWLSVSRKMQASPEYQDYVYLEGTQKAKKLFLQHIHRLKHEHIERRRKLYLAALPLAFEALIPNLDEIDHLSCIKAKKLLETKPEFLKWFVVLEETPWDATSHIDNIENERIPFDLMDTVPAEQLYEAHLEKLRNERKRAEMRRAFKENLETSPFITPGKPWEEARSFIMNEDFYQWLEESVYMDIYGKHQKQIIDKAKEEFQELLLEYSELFYELELDAKPSKEKMGVIQDVLGEEQRFKALQKLQAERDALILKHIHFVYHPTKETCPSCPACVDAKIEHLISSRFIRPSDRNQKNSLSDPNIDRINLVILGKDGLARELANEIRALCTNDDKYVIDGKMYELSLRPIEGNVRLPVNSFQTPTFQPHGCLCLYNSKESLSYVVESIEKSRESTLGRRDNHLVHLPLTLILVNKRGDTSGETLHSLIQQGQQIASKLQCVFLDPASAGIGYGRNINEKQISQVLKGLLDSKRNLNLVSSTASIKDLADVDLRIVMCLMCGDPFSADDILFPVLQSQTCKSSHCGSSNSVLLELPIGLHKKRIELSLLSYHSSFSIRKSRLVHGYIVFYSAKRKASLAMLRAFLCEVQDIIPIQLVALTDGAVDVLDNDVSREQLTEGEEIAQEIDGKFTSIPCSQPQHKLELFHPFFKDVVDKKNIIEATHMYDNAAEACSTTEEVFNSPRAGSPLCNSNLQDSEEDIEPPSYSLFREDTSLPSLSKDHSKLSMELEGNDGLSFIMSNFESKLNNKVPPPVKPKPPVHFEITKGDLSYLDQGHRDGQRKSVSSSTWLPPDGFDPSDYAEPMDAVVKPRNEEENIYSVPHDSTQGKIITIRNINKAQSNGSGNGSDSEMDTSSLERGRKVSIVSKPVLYRTRCSRLGRFASYRTSFTVGSDDELGPIRKKEEDQASQGYKGDSAVIPYETDEDPRRRNILRSLRRNTKKPKPKPRPSITKATWESNYFGVPLTTVVTPEKPIPVFIERCIEYIEATGLSTEGIYRVSGNKSEMESLQRQFDQDHNLDLAEKDFTVNTVAGAMKSFFSELPDPLVPYNMQIDLVEAHNSVKQPELEVQKRSKERGR; this comes from the exons ATGATGATGGCAAGAAAGCAAGATGTCCGCATTCCCACCTACAACATCAGTGTGGTGGGATTGTCTGGGACGGAGAAGGAGAAGGGCCAGTGCGGCATTGGGAAGTCTTGTCTGTGCAACCGCTTTGTGCGCCCGAGTGCTGACGAATTTCACTTGGACCATACCTCTGTCCTCAGCACCAGTGACTTTGGTGGGCGAGTGGTCAACAATGACCACTTTCTCTACTGGGGGGAAGTTAGCCGTTCCCTGGAGGACTGTGTGGAATGTAAGATGCACGTTGTGGAGCAGACTGAATTCATTGACGATCAGACTTTTCAGCCTCACCGGAGCACGGCCCTGCAGCCCTATATCAAGAGAGCTGCTGCAACCAAGCTCGCATCAGCTGAAAAACTCATGTACTTTTGCACTGaccagctggggctggagcaggaCTTTGAGCAGAAACAAATGCCAGATGGAAAGCTGCTAATTGATGGTTTTCTTCTTGGTATTGATGTTAGCAGGGGCATGAATAGGAACTTTGATGACCAGCTCAAGTTTGTCTCTAATCTCTACAATCAGCTTGCAAAGACAAAAAAGCCCATAGTGGTGGTCCTGACTAAGTGCGATGAGGGTGTTGAGCGGTACATTAGAGATGCACATACTTTTGCCTTAAGCAAAAAGAACCTCCAGGTTGTGGAGACCTCAGCAAGATCCAATGTAAATGTGGACTTAGCTTTCAGCACCTTAGTGCAACTCATTGATAAAAGTCGGGGAAAGACGAAAATCATTCCTTATTTTGAAGCTCTCAAGCAGCAGAGTCAGCAGATAGCTACAGCAAAAGACAAGTATGAGTGGCTGGTGAGTCGCATTgtgaaaaaccacaatgagaattGGTTGAGTGTCAGCCGAAAGATGCAGGCCTCTCCTGAGTACCAGGACTATGTCTACCTGGAAGGGACTCAGAAAGCCAAGAAGCTGTTTCTCCAGCACATCCATCGCCTCAAGCATGAGCATATTGAGCGCAGGAGGAAGCTGTACCTGGCAGCCCTCCCACTAGCTTTTGAAGCTCTTATACCCAATCTAGATGAAATAGACCACCTAAGCTGCATAAAAGCCAAAAAGCTCTTGGAGACCAAGCCAGAATTCTTAAAGTGGTTTGTTGTGCTTGAAGAGACACCGTGGGATGCCACCAGCCACATTGACAACATCGAGAACGAGCGGATTCCCTTTGACTTAATGGATACCGTCCCTGCAGAGCAGCTGTACGAGGCCCACTTAGAGAAGCTGCGGAACGAGAGGAAAAGagctgagatgagaagggcaTTCAAAGAAAACCTGGAGACCTCTCCTTTCATAACTCCTGGAAAGCCTTGGGAAGAGGCCCGCAGTTTTATTATGAATGAAGATTTCTATCAGTGGCTAGAAGAATCTGTATACATGGATATTTATGGCAAACACCAAAAGCAAATTATAGACAAAGCAAAGGAAGAGTTTCAGGAGCTGCTTTTGGAATATTCGGAATTGTTTTATGAGCTGGAGCTGGATGCTAAGCCCAGCAAGGAGAAGATGGGTGTCATTCAGGATGTTCTGGGGGAGGAACAGCGATTTAAGGCATTACAGAAGCTCCAAGCAGAGCGTGATGCCCTTATTCTGAAGCACATTCATTTTGTGTACCACCCAACAAAGGAAACATGCCCTAGCTGCCCTGCCTGTGTGGATGCGAAGATCGAGCACTTGATTAGTTCTCGGTTTATCCGACCATCTGACCGGAATCAGAAAAATTCACTTTCTGACCCCAACATTGATAGAATCAACttggtgatcttgggcaaggACGGCCTTGCACGAGAGTTGGCCAATGAGATTCGAGCTCTTTGTACAAATGATGATAAGTATGTAATAGATGGTAAAATGTATGAGCTCTCCCTGAGGCCAATAGAAGGGAATGTCAGGCTTCCTGTGAACTCTTTCCAAACACCAACGTTTCAGCCCCATGGTTGTCTCTGCCTTTACAATTCAAAGGAGTCTCTATCCTATGTGGTGGAGAGTATagagaagagcagagagtccacACTTGGCAGGCGAGATAATCATTTAGTGCATCTCCCCCTGACCTTAATTTTGGTTAACAAAAGAGGAGACACCAGTGGAGAGACCTTGCATAGCTTAATACAGCAAGGTCAGCAGATTGCTAGCAAACTTCAGTGTGTCTTTCTCGACCCTGCTTCCGCTGGCATTGGTTACGGACGCAACATTAACGAAAAGCAAATCAGTCAAGTTTTGAAAGGACTCCTGGACTCCAAGCGTAACTTAAACCTGGTCAGTTCTACTGCTAGCATCAAAGATCTGGCTGATGTTGACCTGCGAATTGTCATGTGTCTGATGTGTGGAGATCCGTTTAGTGCAGATGACATACTCTTTCCCGTCCTTCAGTCCCAAACCTGTAAGTCTTCCCATTGCGGAAGCAGCAACTCTGTTTTACTTGAACTACCAATCGGACTACACAAGAAGCGCATTGAACTCTCTCTTCTTTCATACCATTCCTCATTTAGCATCAGAAAAAGCCGATTGGTCCATGGGTACATTGTTTTTTATTCAGCCAAACGTAAGGCCTCCTTGGCTATGTTGCGTGCCTTTCTTTGTGAAGTGCAGGATATTATCCCCATCCAGCTGGTTGCACTCACTGACGGCGCTGTAGATGTCCTGGATAATGACGTAAGTCGGGAGCAGCTGACCGAGGGGGAGGAGATCGCTCAAGAAATTGATGGAAAGTTCACAAGTATCCCCTGTAGCCAACCCCAGCATAAACTTGAGCTCTTCCACCCATTCTTTAAAGATGtggtggacaaaaagaacataATCGAGGCTACTCATATGTACGACAATGCTGCCGAGGCCTGCAGCACCACAGAAGAGGTGTTTAACTCCCCCCGGGCAGGCTCTCCGCTCTGCAACTCAAACCTGCAGGATTCGGAAGAAGATATCGAGCCCCCTTCTTATAGCCTGTTTCGAGAAGACACATCACTGCCCTCTCTGTCCAAAGACCATTCTAAGCTCTCTATGGAACTGGAGGGAAATGATGGGCTGTCTTTCATCATGAGCAATTTTGAGAGTAAACTGAACAACAAAGTACCTCCGCCAGTCAAACCAAAGCCTCCTGTCCATTTTGAAATTACAAAGGGGGATCTGTCTTATTTAGACCAAGGCCATAGAGATGGACAGAGGAAGTCTGTGTCTTCTAGCACCTGGCTACCTCCAGATGGGTTCGATCCTTCTGATTATGCCGAACCCATGGATGCTGTGGTCAAGCCaaggaatgaagaagaaaacatataCTCAGTGCCCCACGACAGCACCCAAGGCAAAATCATCACCATTCGGAATATCAACAAAGCCCAGTCCAACGGCAGTGGGAATGGTTCCGACAGCGAAATGGACACTAGTTCTCTAGAGCGAGGACGCAAGGTATCCATCGTGAGCAAGCCAGTGCTGTACAGGACGAGATGCAGCCGGCTGGGGAGGTTTGCTAGTTACCGAACCAGCTTCACCGTGGGGAGCGATGATGAGCTTGGGCCCATCCGAAAGAAAGAGGAGGATCAGGCATCCCAGGGTTATAAAGGGGACAGTGCCGTCATTCCGTATGAGACAGATGAAGACCCAAGGAGGAGGAATATTCTTCGCAGTCTAAGAAGGAACACTAAG AAACCAAAGCCCAAACCCCGGCCATCCATCACAAAGGCGACCTGGGAGAGTAACTATTTTGGGGTGCCCTTAACAACCGTGGTGACTCCAGAGAAACCGATTCCTGTATTTATCGAGCGATGTATTGAGTACATTGAAGCCACAG